The Corynebacterium jeddahense genome has a window encoding:
- a CDS encoding ABC transporter family substrate-binding protein yields MAQRRAPRARSRRCTAAVLSAFGLALASACAADPGPPPLIEPEERTAAPESTSNEETTTSAEEQPSGRRQVQVALDPVRAGFNPHLAGDESAVVQGIADLVLPSAVRADGTTDPTLFEGVSQLALSPAAFTVRYVIKPEAQWSDGTPITGADFTYLWRGMTTTAGAIEPAGYRAIADIRVSGQGGKVVDVDFAQPFPQWRLLFRHLLPSHLLAPDAGDFAYALRNTVPASAGRYQVRSVDRPHGTVTLHRNDRYWGDDPATIDVITLVTARETTQIADQLRSRQLAFADLAPQDSTTDVLGLVPGLETRTYTGPRTLGATISATSGLDAEARSEVRSLIDVPALAHIAARRSADLDVATPAPTSTPATTAATGAPELATLRALAVKGKTLRVAADAADPAASAAAKSLVDMLNRSGVAARVLSNDVPAIAGRGLPDGDVDVLVGWRLESGTAASLAGRIACPPDAARAGNLSGYCTAANDALASSILAGDIPQAQAQALVDDVEQQQALWVPVLHETRVAASTGVVTAAGAPPGAWPGGLSSAATWRMGDTVGRRTLISEEDL; encoded by the coding sequence ATGGCCCAGAGACGAGCACCGCGAGCGCGCAGCCGACGCTGCACCGCCGCGGTGCTTTCCGCGTTCGGGCTCGCTCTCGCCAGCGCGTGCGCCGCCGACCCCGGCCCGCCGCCGCTCATCGAGCCGGAGGAGCGCACCGCCGCGCCCGAGTCGACCTCGAACGAGGAGACCACGACGAGCGCGGAGGAGCAGCCGTCCGGGCGCCGGCAGGTGCAGGTCGCGCTCGATCCGGTGCGCGCCGGCTTCAACCCGCACCTCGCCGGCGACGAGTCCGCGGTGGTGCAGGGCATCGCCGACCTCGTCCTGCCCAGTGCCGTGCGCGCCGACGGCACCACGGACCCGACGCTCTTCGAGGGCGTCTCGCAGCTGGCCCTCTCCCCGGCGGCGTTCACGGTGCGCTACGTGATCAAGCCGGAGGCGCAGTGGTCTGACGGCACACCGATCACCGGCGCGGACTTCACGTACCTCTGGCGCGGGATGACCACCACCGCCGGGGCGATCGAGCCCGCCGGCTACCGCGCCATCGCGGACATCCGGGTGAGCGGGCAGGGCGGTAAGGTCGTCGACGTCGACTTCGCCCAGCCGTTTCCGCAGTGGCGCCTCCTGTTCCGCCACCTGCTCCCGTCGCACCTCCTCGCCCCCGACGCCGGGGATTTCGCGTACGCGCTGCGCAACACCGTGCCCGCCTCCGCCGGGCGCTACCAGGTACGCAGCGTCGACCGCCCGCACGGCACGGTGACGCTGCACCGCAACGACCGGTACTGGGGCGACGACCCGGCGACGATCGACGTGATCACCCTCGTCACCGCGCGCGAGACGACGCAGATCGCCGACCAGCTCCGCTCGCGCCAGCTCGCCTTCGCCGACCTCGCACCGCAGGATTCCACCACCGACGTGCTCGGCCTCGTCCCCGGCCTGGAAACCCGCACGTACACCGGCCCGCGCACGCTCGGTGCGACGATCTCCGCGACGAGCGGCCTCGACGCCGAGGCGCGCAGCGAGGTGCGTTCGCTTATCGACGTCCCCGCGCTCGCCCACATCGCCGCCCGCCGCTCCGCGGACCTCGACGTCGCGACGCCCGCGCCCACCTCCACCCCAGCGACGACGGCGGCAACGGGCGCGCCCGAGCTAGCCACCCTGCGCGCGCTCGCGGTGAAGGGCAAGACGTTGCGCGTCGCGGCCGACGCCGCAGACCCGGCGGCGTCCGCGGCCGCGAAGTCGCTCGTCGACATGCTCAACCGCAGCGGCGTGGCGGCGCGGGTGCTGTCCAACGACGTCCCCGCCATCGCCGGGCGCGGCCTGCCCGACGGCGACGTGGATGTCCTCGTCGGGTGGCGCCTGGAATCCGGCACGGCGGCGTCGCTTGCGGGGCGCATCGCGTGCCCGCCGGATGCCGCACGCGCCGGCAACCTGTCGGGGTACTGCACCGCCGCCAACGACGCCCTCGCGTCGAGCATCCTCGCCGGCGACATCCCGCAGGCGCAGGCGCAGGCGCTCGTCGACGACGTGGAGCAGCAGCAGGCGCTGTGGGTACCCGTGCTGCACGAGACGCGCGTGGCCGCGTCCACCGGCGTGGTCACGGCGGCGGGCGCCCCGCCGGGTGCGTGGCCGGGCGGGCTGTCCTCGGCTGCCACCTGGCGGATGGGGGATACAGTGGGTCGGCGTACCCTGATCTCCGAGGAGGACCTATGA
- the mshB gene encoding N-acetyl-1-D-myo-inositol-2-amino-2-deoxy-alpha-D-glucopyranoside deacetylase codes for MTARDLAGYRVVAVHAHPDDEAITTGGAIADLTERGADVLVVTCTLGEEGEVIGEPYQHLVADEADQLGGFRIQELERSLAAMGARGQFLGGAGRFRDSGMAGSPASRHPRAFVNSGDAAVETLAAIYEAERPHLVLTYGPDGGYGHPDHVRAHEIAHLAAERVAVPRILWAVRLAAETSALLPAEAPTGWRLPEPGELDGVERADVAVPLSEAAYSAKVEAMRAHATQLWIADGRVSDVNPHAALAAGPVVYYALSNLIVQPIQRVEYYKLGAGLPLGDGATLLAGIDR; via the coding sequence ATGACGGCACGAGACTTGGCCGGCTACCGGGTGGTGGCCGTGCACGCCCACCCCGACGACGAGGCGATCACCACCGGCGGCGCCATCGCGGACCTCACCGAGCGCGGGGCGGACGTGCTCGTGGTCACCTGCACCCTCGGCGAGGAGGGCGAGGTCATCGGCGAGCCGTACCAACACCTCGTCGCCGACGAAGCCGACCAGCTCGGCGGGTTCCGCATCCAGGAGCTTGAACGCTCCCTCGCCGCGATGGGCGCGCGGGGGCAGTTCCTCGGCGGGGCGGGCCGGTTCCGCGACTCCGGTATGGCGGGCTCCCCGGCGAGCCGGCACCCGAGGGCGTTCGTGAACTCGGGCGACGCCGCCGTCGAGACGCTTGCGGCGATCTACGAGGCGGAGCGACCGCACCTCGTGCTCACGTACGGGCCCGACGGCGGCTACGGCCACCCCGACCACGTCCGCGCGCACGAGATCGCGCACCTCGCGGCCGAGCGCGTCGCCGTGCCCCGGATCCTCTGGGCGGTGCGCCTCGCCGCGGAAACGAGCGCCCTGTTGCCCGCCGAGGCGCCCACGGGCTGGCGCCTGCCCGAGCCCGGCGAGCTCGACGGGGTGGAGCGCGCCGACGTCGCCGTGCCCCTGTCCGAGGCCGCGTACAGCGCGAAGGTGGAGGCGATGCGCGCCCACGCCACCCAGCTCTGGATCGCGGACGGCCGCGTGAGCGACGTCAACCCCCACGCCGCGCTCGCCGCCGGCCCCGTCGTCTACTACGCGTTGTCGAACCTCATCGTCCAGCCCATCCAGCGCGTCGAGTACTACAAGCTCGGCGCGGGGCTCCCGCTAGGCGACGGCGCAACGTTGCTCGCCGGGATCGACCGATGA
- the fdxA gene encoding ferredoxin codes for MTYVIAQPCVDVMDRSCVEECPVDCIYEGKRMLYIHPDECVDCGACEPACPVEAIFYEDDTPDEWSEYYDANVGFFDELGSPGGATKTGKQDYDHPFVAALPPQNQD; via the coding sequence ATGACTTACGTGATTGCTCAACCGTGTGTCGATGTGATGGACCGCAGCTGCGTCGAAGAGTGCCCCGTCGACTGCATCTACGAGGGTAAGCGCATGCTCTACATCCACCCCGACGAGTGCGTCGACTGCGGCGCCTGCGAGCCGGCCTGCCCGGTCGAGGCCATCTTCTACGAGGACGACACGCCGGACGAGTGGAGCGAGTACTACGACGCGAACGTCGGCTTCTTCGACGAGCTCGGCTCCCCGGGCGGCGCCACGAAGACCGGCAAGCAGGACTACGACCACCCGTTCGTGGCCGCGCTGCCGCCACAGAATCAGGACTAG
- the dapC gene encoding succinyldiaminopimelate transaminase, giving the protein MTRTPLGSRLPDFPWDTIADVRARAASHEGGLIDLSVGGPVDPVAPAIQLALSEHAAAPGYPQTAGTPELRATIVESLARRFGIAGLTERSVLPVIGLKEAVAWLPTLLGLRGETVVIPEVAYPTYEVGALMADCAVVRCDDPSAAPRDAALVFVNSPSNPTGGVLTTEQLRAWVEFSRETGAIIASDECYLYLGWSAEPVSILHPDVTGGDNTNLLALHSLSKTSNMASYRAGTISGDEALVQELLLVRKHAGLIVPGPIQAAMVVALADDTHEELQRATYAARRLTLMRTLTEAGLSVDGSEAGLYLWCRREAMSSRELLSWLAERGILAAPGDFYGPAGAQHVRIALTATDEHVAEAARRLTA; this is encoded by the coding sequence GTGACGCGAACCCCCCTCGGCTCCCGCCTGCCGGACTTCCCCTGGGACACTATCGCCGACGTGCGGGCGCGCGCGGCGTCGCACGAGGGCGGCCTCATCGACCTCTCCGTCGGCGGCCCAGTCGACCCCGTCGCCCCGGCGATCCAGCTCGCGCTGTCCGAGCACGCCGCCGCCCCCGGCTACCCGCAGACCGCGGGCACCCCGGAGCTGCGTGCGACCATCGTCGAGTCGCTCGCGCGCCGCTTCGGCATCGCCGGCCTCACGGAGCGCTCGGTGCTGCCGGTCATCGGGTTGAAAGAGGCCGTCGCGTGGCTGCCGACGCTGCTCGGCCTGCGCGGCGAGACCGTCGTCATCCCGGAGGTCGCGTACCCCACCTACGAGGTCGGCGCGCTCATGGCCGATTGCGCAGTCGTGCGTTGCGACGACCCTTCGGCCGCCCCCCGCGACGCTGCCTTGGTCTTCGTGAACTCCCCGTCGAACCCGACCGGGGGAGTGCTCACCACCGAGCAGCTGCGCGCCTGGGTTGAGTTCTCCCGCGAGACCGGCGCGATCATCGCCTCCGACGAGTGCTACCTCTACCTCGGCTGGTCCGCCGAGCCGGTCTCGATCCTGCACCCGGACGTCACCGGAGGCGACAACACGAACCTGCTCGCGCTGCACTCGCTGTCCAAGACCTCGAACATGGCCTCCTACCGCGCGGGCACCATCTCGGGCGACGAGGCGCTCGTGCAGGAACTGCTGCTCGTGCGCAAGCACGCCGGGCTCATCGTGCCGGGGCCGATCCAGGCCGCAATGGTCGTCGCGCTCGCCGACGACACCCACGAGGAACTGCAGCGCGCCACGTACGCCGCGCGCCGCCTCACGCTCATGCGCACGCTCACCGAGGCCGGTCTGAGCGTGGATGGCTCGGAGGCGGGGCTGTACTTGTGGTGCCGTCGAGAAGCGATGAGTTCCCGCGAACTGCTGTCCTGGCTCGCGGAGCGCGGCATCCTCGCCGCCCCCGGCGACTTCTACGGCCCGGCGGGCGCCCAGCACGTCCGCATCGCGCTCACCGCCACCGACGAGCACGTCGCAGAGGCGGCCCGCCGCCTGACCGCGTAA
- a CDS encoding GtrA family protein has translation MRQVSSVEAAIDATDAQLHAPAPAGGSTAVRLARGLREFVKFGIVGGSGVLVNFVVFYLANKALEHGLDLHANDVVVQLGSTRWNVRWYHVLSTLAFLLANTWNYQLNRSWTFKGVHSRSWLRGFFPFLATGLLAFVVSLTFMTLLMNPTTFVGLPDSVFDDSTGLRTKSYWAQAISTFIAMPVNFIINKLWTFGKPKSAR, from the coding sequence ATGCGGCAGGTGAGCTCCGTCGAAGCGGCCATCGACGCCACCGACGCACAGCTCCACGCCCCGGCCCCCGCGGGCGGAAGTACCGCGGTGCGCCTGGCGCGGGGGCTTCGCGAGTTTGTGAAGTTCGGCATCGTCGGCGGCTCCGGCGTGCTGGTCAATTTCGTCGTGTTTTACCTGGCCAACAAGGCGCTCGAGCACGGGCTCGACCTGCACGCGAACGACGTGGTCGTGCAGCTCGGCTCCACCCGTTGGAACGTGCGCTGGTACCACGTCCTATCCACGCTCGCGTTCCTGCTCGCCAACACGTGGAACTACCAGCTCAACCGCTCGTGGACGTTCAAGGGCGTGCACTCGCGGTCGTGGCTGCGGGGATTCTTCCCGTTTTTGGCCACCGGGCTGCTGGCGTTCGTGGTGTCGCTGACCTTCATGACGCTGCTGATGAACCCGACGACGTTCGTCGGCCTACCGGACTCCGTGTTCGACGACTCGACCGGCCTGCGTACGAAGTCCTACTGGGCGCAGGCGATTTCGACGTTCATCGCGATGCCGGTGAACTTTATCATCAACAAACTCTGGACGTTTGGGAAGCCGAAGTCGGCCCGCTGA
- a CDS encoding HNH endonuclease signature motif containing protein has translation MLFNEFCEAGVEVLAGFSRDAALAAGLSTTRVRDLGRVWEAYYGPTKFTRKQADALVFAAGMPLDQLVLIEKKLRVVSDAAERWHIRLDLVRHRGSYRALSKRITRLVKVPVRAPQPACRFTQSVAGMRTMIWTYNERDIADLEHLLRKMAESDIPGAADLAHALRALLHDGAAVPNAAPRPIVLVPIPDYLRITSGTGDDITLTLTDGTTMSGAEFLQQEYGATLEVAAFHPQAGAVNLYRTSRLANTKQRTLSKLVSPACAFPDCRHAAESCQTHHMRAWKHGGMTNMNNLVQLCPHHNGANDDDRERAWRGHIDTRGGRIRWIAPNGAEVPMTTPGAMELLFD, from the coding sequence ATGTTGTTCAACGAATTTTGCGAAGCGGGTGTCGAGGTGCTCGCCGGTTTCTCCCGCGACGCCGCCCTGGCCGCCGGCCTGTCCACGACGCGGGTGCGCGACCTGGGGCGGGTATGGGAGGCCTACTACGGGCCGACGAAGTTCACCCGCAAACAGGCCGACGCGCTCGTGTTTGCGGCGGGCATGCCGCTCGACCAGTTAGTGCTCATCGAGAAGAAACTGCGGGTGGTATCCGATGCTGCTGAACGCTGGCACATCCGGTTAGACCTCGTGCGCCACCGCGGGTCCTACCGGGCCCTGTCCAAGCGCATCACGCGGTTGGTGAAGGTCCCGGTGCGCGCACCGCAACCCGCCTGCCGCTTTACTCAGTCCGTCGCCGGGATGCGCACCATGATCTGGACGTATAACGAGCGCGACATCGCCGACCTCGAACACCTCCTACGTAAGATGGCAGAATCCGACATCCCCGGTGCTGCGGATCTCGCCCACGCCCTGCGCGCGTTGCTCCACGACGGGGCTGCCGTCCCGAACGCCGCACCCCGACCCATCGTGCTCGTGCCCATCCCGGACTACCTGCGCATCACCTCCGGCACCGGGGACGACATCACCCTCACGCTCACGGACGGCACGACGATGAGTGGGGCGGAGTTTCTGCAGCAGGAGTACGGGGCCACACTCGAGGTCGCGGCGTTCCACCCGCAGGCAGGGGCGGTGAACCTCTACCGCACGAGCCGACTCGCGAACACGAAGCAGCGCACCCTGTCGAAGTTGGTCAGCCCCGCGTGCGCGTTCCCGGACTGCCGCCACGCCGCCGAGTCGTGCCAAACCCACCACATGCGGGCGTGGAAACACGGCGGCATGACCAACATGAACAACCTCGTGCAACTGTGCCCCCACCACAACGGGGCCAACGACGACGACCGGGAACGCGCGTGGCGCGGCCACATTGATACCCGCGGCGGGCGCATCCGCTGGATCGCCCCCAACGGGGCCGAAGTACCCATGACCACCCCCGGCGCCATGGAGCTGCTCTTCGACTAA
- a CDS encoding GNAT family N-acetyltransferase yields MPTKPWWPLPCAELTDGALTLLPWPRVASLPGVREDVWAASTDPRAVEFTTIPSPYTEAMLDAYLAEPGPDCVRWALVVGGRYAGSIELRRETDAASFGYNTAPWARGRGLMTRAVRAVAAHAFAHGAPRLVIRALPGNAASRHVAEANGFTYAGERGDNVEYVKTAR; encoded by the coding sequence ATGCCAACTAAGCCCTGGTGGCCGCTGCCCTGCGCGGAGCTCACGGACGGCGCGCTGACGCTGCTGCCGTGGCCGCGCGTCGCCTCGCTTCCCGGTGTTCGCGAGGACGTCTGGGCCGCGAGCACCGACCCGCGCGCGGTCGAGTTCACGACGATCCCCTCCCCCTACACCGAGGCGATGCTCGACGCCTACCTCGCCGAGCCCGGCCCAGACTGCGTGCGCTGGGCGCTCGTGGTCGGCGGGCGGTACGCGGGCAGCATCGAGCTGCGCCGCGAGACCGACGCCGCCTCGTTCGGGTATAACACCGCGCCGTGGGCGCGCGGGCGCGGCCTCATGACGCGCGCGGTACGCGCCGTGGCCGCCCACGCTTTCGCCCACGGCGCGCCGCGGCTCGTCATTCGGGCCCTGCCCGGCAACGCCGCCTCCCGCCACGTCGCCGAGGCCAACGGCTTCACCTACGCGGGCGAGCGCGGCGACAACGTCGAATACGTGAAAACGGCACGCTAA
- the dapD gene encoding 2,3,4,5-tetrahydropyridine-2,6-dicarboxylate N-succinyltransferase — MQHPTSAHARGVATITHDGTVLDVWYPAPKVDEAVAETGTRRLAEPDARFAELVGPDEARGVARVAVETAIADLSQPAVDAYDVYLRLHLLSHRLIRPHGANMDGVFGLLSNVVWTNYGPCAVDDFQMTRGRLAANGPVIVYSVDKFPRMVDYVVPSGVRIGDADRIRLGAHLAEGTTVMHEGFVNFNAGTLGASMVEGRISAGVVVGDGTDIGGGASIMGTLSGGGKQVISLGERCLLGANAGVGISLGDDCVVEAGLYVTAGTKVVLSEPVAAALGREAGSEVKALELSGANGLQFRRNSLTGAVEVVPAKGIELNEALHAN, encoded by the coding sequence ATGCAGCACCCAACTTCCGCACATGCGCGTGGCGTCGCCACCATCACCCACGACGGCACCGTCCTCGACGTCTGGTACCCGGCCCCCAAGGTCGACGAGGCCGTGGCGGAGACGGGGACGCGTCGATTAGCTGAGCCCGACGCCCGCTTCGCCGAGCTCGTGGGCCCCGACGAGGCGCGCGGCGTGGCGCGCGTGGCGGTGGAGACGGCCATCGCGGACCTCTCCCAGCCGGCCGTCGACGCCTACGACGTGTACCTGCGCCTGCACCTGCTGTCGCACCGCCTCATCCGCCCGCACGGCGCGAACATGGACGGCGTGTTCGGGCTGCTGTCCAACGTCGTGTGGACGAACTACGGCCCGTGCGCCGTCGACGACTTCCAGATGACGCGCGGCCGCCTCGCAGCCAACGGTCCGGTTATCGTCTACTCGGTGGACAAGTTCCCGCGCATGGTGGACTACGTCGTGCCGTCCGGGGTGCGCATCGGCGACGCGGATCGGATCCGCCTCGGCGCGCACCTCGCCGAGGGCACGACCGTCATGCACGAGGGCTTCGTGAACTTCAACGCGGGCACGCTCGGCGCGTCGATGGTTGAGGGGCGCATCTCCGCGGGCGTCGTCGTCGGCGACGGCACCGACATCGGCGGCGGCGCGTCCATCATGGGCACGCTGTCCGGCGGCGGCAAGCAGGTCATTTCGCTCGGCGAGCGCTGCCTGCTCGGCGCGAACGCGGGCGTGGGCATCTCGCTTGGCGACGACTGCGTCGTCGAGGCCGGCCTCTACGTCACCGCGGGCACCAAGGTCGTGCTCTCGGAGCCGGTCGCCGCCGCGCTGGGCCGCGAGGCGGGCTCGGAGGTGAAGGCGCTCGAGCTCTCCGGCGCGAACGGCCTGCAGTTCCGCCGCAACTCGCTCACCGGCGCGGTCGAGGTCGTACCGGCGAAGGGCATCGAGCTCAACGAAGCGTTGCATGCCAACTAA
- a CDS encoding amino acid permease, with the protein MAEGASIREGDLGTGLKSRHLTLMGLGTAVGAGLFLGVGVGIRAAGPAILVAYAVAGAVVIAVMRMLGEMAAAYPSSGSFATYGRMAFGHWAGFLLGWLYWFLLIMACGAELTGASAMMASWFGVPQWIPALAAVAVLTAVNLAQVKGFGEFEYWFAMIKIAVIVGFLIVGVLLWAGALPASGFVGFGNVRESGFAPNGIAGIAAGLLAVAFAFGGIEVVTIAAAESENPAENVKRAVNSIIWRIALFYVGSVTVIILLLPYSAIDGADSAADSPFTAVLEMANLPGAAGFMEAVIVLALLSACNAQIYGTSRLAYQQALEGDAPRWVAATNAAGTPVNSVLVSVFFAFVAVGLQWWNPPGMIDFIMSATGGCLIVTWIMITLSYIRLHPRIRASAVRVRGASWVPWVTLAALIGLTVLMLFDDAARSQVISVAVLSLGLVALSLLTKNRGAVR; encoded by the coding sequence ATGGCCGAAGGTGCGTCGATACGCGAGGGCGACCTGGGCACCGGCCTGAAGTCACGCCACCTCACGCTCATGGGGCTGGGCACCGCCGTCGGCGCGGGGCTGTTCCTCGGCGTCGGCGTGGGTATCCGCGCGGCTGGGCCCGCGATCCTCGTCGCGTACGCGGTTGCCGGCGCCGTCGTCATCGCGGTGATGCGCATGCTCGGCGAGATGGCGGCGGCATACCCGTCGTCCGGCAGCTTCGCCACGTACGGGCGCATGGCGTTCGGCCACTGGGCCGGGTTCCTGCTCGGGTGGCTGTACTGGTTCCTGCTCATCATGGCGTGCGGCGCGGAGCTCACCGGCGCCTCCGCGATGATGGCGTCCTGGTTCGGCGTGCCGCAGTGGATCCCGGCGCTCGCCGCGGTGGCGGTGCTCACGGCCGTCAACCTCGCGCAAGTGAAGGGCTTCGGCGAGTTCGAGTACTGGTTCGCGATGATCAAGATCGCGGTGATCGTCGGCTTCCTCATCGTCGGCGTGCTGCTGTGGGCCGGGGCGCTGCCGGCGAGCGGGTTCGTCGGGTTCGGCAACGTGCGCGAGTCCGGCTTCGCGCCGAACGGGATCGCCGGCATCGCGGCGGGTCTGCTCGCGGTGGCGTTCGCGTTCGGCGGCATCGAGGTGGTCACCATCGCCGCCGCCGAGTCCGAAAACCCCGCCGAGAACGTCAAGCGCGCGGTGAACTCGATCATCTGGCGCATCGCGCTGTTCTACGTCGGCTCCGTCACGGTGATCATCCTGCTGCTGCCGTACTCGGCGATCGACGGCGCCGACTCCGCCGCCGACTCCCCTTTCACCGCCGTGCTCGAGATGGCGAACCTCCCCGGCGCCGCAGGCTTCATGGAGGCCGTCATCGTCCTCGCGCTGCTCTCCGCGTGCAACGCGCAGATCTACGGCACCTCGCGGCTCGCATACCAGCAGGCGCTCGAGGGCGACGCGCCGCGCTGGGTGGCCGCGACGAACGCCGCCGGCACCCCGGTGAACTCGGTGCTCGTGTCGGTGTTCTTCGCCTTCGTCGCCGTCGGGCTGCAGTGGTGGAACCCGCCGGGGATGATCGATTTCATCATGTCCGCCACCGGCGGCTGCCTCATCGTCACCTGGATCATGATCACGCTGAGCTACATCCGCCTCCACCCGCGCATCCGTGCCTCCGCCGTGCGCGTGCGCGGCGCGAGCTGGGTGCCGTGGGTGACGCTCGCCGCGCTCATCGGGCTCACGGTGCTCATGCTTTTCGACGACGCAGCGCGCTCCCAGGTCATCTCCGTCGCCGTGCTCTCGCTCGGCCTCGTCGCGCTGTCGTTGCTCACCAAAAATCGGGGTGCCGTAAGGTAA
- a CDS encoding amino acid permease, producing MSTPVSPVADSTALARGLKTRHLTMMGLGSAIGAGLFLGTGVGIAAAGPAVILAYVVAGFITVCFMQMLAEMVAARPSSGTFSTYAEQAFGPWAGFAIGWLYWFMMIMIMAVEITGASAIVAAWFGISPWIPALIAIAVFTVINFAAVKNFGEFEFWFALIKVAVIVAFLVIGLALWLGLLPASGFVGLSNIREVGFMPNGWSGVATALLAVAFAFGGIELVTVAAAESENPEAGVHSAIRSIIWRISVFYIGSVLLIVLLLPFDEIGGADSAADSPFTAVLEMADIPGAVGIMEVVIVIALLSACNTQIYGSSRFLQNLAVRGDAPASFAPTDPRGVPVRAVIVSVIFGFVAVALQYWNPPGLLAFLLNAVGGCLIVLWIVVALSFLRIHPKLVATGEITQVRMWAPSVLPWVMVALAGGVIVLMLADPDGRFQMFAVAVVVGVAALAGVLWTRGGKRKVAQ from the coding sequence ATGTCGACACCTGTTTCCCCTGTGGCGGACTCCACCGCGCTCGCGCGCGGGTTGAAGACGCGCCACCTCACCATGATGGGCCTCGGCTCCGCGATCGGCGCGGGGCTGTTCCTCGGCACGGGCGTGGGCATCGCCGCCGCCGGGCCCGCCGTGATCCTCGCCTACGTCGTCGCCGGCTTCATCACCGTGTGCTTCATGCAAATGCTCGCGGAGATGGTCGCCGCCCGCCCCTCCTCCGGCACGTTCTCCACCTACGCGGAGCAGGCGTTCGGCCCCTGGGCCGGCTTCGCCATCGGCTGGCTGTACTGGTTCATGATGATCATGATCATGGCCGTCGAGATCACCGGAGCCTCCGCCATCGTCGCCGCGTGGTTCGGCATCTCGCCGTGGATCCCGGCGCTCATCGCCATCGCGGTGTTCACCGTGATCAACTTCGCCGCGGTAAAGAACTTCGGCGAGTTCGAGTTCTGGTTCGCGCTGATCAAGGTCGCGGTCATCGTCGCGTTCCTCGTCATCGGCCTGGCGCTGTGGCTCGGGCTGCTGCCGGCGAGCGGGTTCGTGGGCTTGAGCAACATCCGCGAGGTCGGCTTCATGCCCAACGGCTGGTCCGGCGTCGCCACCGCCCTGCTCGCCGTCGCGTTCGCGTTCGGCGGCATCGAGCTCGTCACCGTCGCCGCCGCCGAATCCGAGAACCCGGAGGCCGGCGTACACTCCGCGATCCGCTCGATCATCTGGCGCATCTCCGTGTTCTACATTGGCTCCGTGTTGCTCATCGTTCTGCTCCTGCCGTTCGACGAGATCGGCGGCGCCGACTCCGCGGCGGACTCCCCCTTCACCGCGGTGCTCGAGATGGCGGACATCCCCGGCGCCGTCGGCATCATGGAGGTGGTCATCGTCATCGCGCTGCTCTCCGCGTGCAACACCCAGATCTACGGCTCGTCCCGGTTCCTCCAGAACCTCGCCGTGCGTGGCGACGCGCCAGCGTCCTTCGCCCCCACCGACCCCCGCGGCGTCCCGGTCCGCGCCGTGATCGTCTCGGTCATCTTCGGCTTCGTCGCCGTCGCGCTGCAGTACTGGAACCCGCCGGGGCTGCTCGCGTTCCTGCTCAACGCGGTCGGCGGCTGCCTCATCGTGCTGTGGATCGTCGTCGCGCTGTCGTTCCTGCGCATCCACCCGAAACTCGTGGCCACGGGCGAGATCACCCAGGTGCGCATGTGGGCGCCGTCCGTGCTGCCGTGGGTCATGGTCGCGCTGGCCGGCGGCGTTATCGTCCTCATGCTCGCGGACCCCGACGGGCGCTTCCAGATGTTCGCCGTCGCCGTCGTCGTCGGCGTCGCCGCGCTCGCAGGCGTGCTATGGACGCGCGGCGGTAAGCGGAAGGTGGCGCAGTGA